ACCTGGAGACCCTGGGCCGGGTCATCGTGCCGGCCTCGCTCTCGGGCATCAGCACGGCGGTGATCCTGGGCATGTCCCGCTCCATCGGCGAAACCATGGTGGTGCTCATGGTGGCCGGAGGCGCGGGACTCATCCCCTCCTCGATCTTCGACCCGGTGCGGCCCATGCCCGCGAGCATCGCGGCCGAGATGGGCGAGGCCCCGTTCCAGAGCGAACACTACTACGCCCTGTTCGCCATCGGCATGGTGCTCTTCGTCTTCACCCTTCTCTTCAACATCGTGGCCGACCACATCGCGCACAAATACAAGCAGGTCGGCGCGGCCACGCTCTAGGAGACGCCATGCAGTCCGAAGCGACCACCACCCACGGCCTCTCCCGCTTCCTGCCCGAGGAACAGGCCCGCCGCCGCGACCAGCGGCGCAAGACGCTCCAAGCGGGCGTCTTCTGGGTCTTTCGGGGAGCGGTGCTGATCAACGCCCTGGCCCTGGCCGTGATCCTCGGCTTTCTCCTGTTCAACGGCCTCTCGGCCATCAGTTGGGAATTCCTCACCGAAGCCCCGCGCAAATCCATGACCGAGGGCGGCATCTTCCCCTGCATCCTGGGCACGTTCCTGCTCAGTTTCGGCTCCATGGTCGTGGCCCTGCCCCTGGGCGTGGCCTCGGCCATCTATCTCCACGAGTACGCCCGCCCCGGCCGCGCCCTGCGGCTCATCCGCCTGGGCATCTCCAACCTGGCCGGGGTGCCCTCGGTGGTCTTCGGGCTCTTCGGCCTGGCCTTCTTCGTCACGGTCATGCACCTCGGCGTTTCCATCGCCGCCGGGGCACTGACCCTGGGGGCGCTGACCCTGCCCGTGGTCATCGGCACCACCGAGGAGGCCCTGCGCTCCGTGCCCCAGACCTACCGCGAAGCCTCCCTGGGCCTGGGCGCCACCAAGTGGCAGACCATCTCCAAGGTGGTCCTGCCCGCGGCCCTGCCCGGCATCCTCACCGGCTCCATCCTGGGCATCAGTCGGGCCGCCGGGGAGACCGCCGCGATCATGTTCACGGCCGCCGTTTTCTTCACCCCGCTCATGCCGACCTCCATCCTGGACGACGTCATGGCCCTGCCCTACCATATCTACGTCCTGGCCACGGCCGGAACCGAAATCGAGAAGACCCGCCACCTCCAGTACGGCACGGCCCTCGTGCTCATCGCCCTGGTGCTCGGCATGAACCTCATCGCCATTTTCATCCGGGCCCGCCTCCAGCGCAAGATGAGCCGTTGACCGCTCCGGCTTCCTCTTTTGTGACGCCGGCCGCCGGACCATGACGGTCGGCGGCCTGCGTCATTTCAAACATCCTCGGGATGCGTTCCGCCTATATCTCCTGGACGGCATGGCCTTGTCTCAAAAAAATAAATAATTGCAGATGAATGCACCGCCTGCATACTGGACGCCCCAAGCGACCCAAACTGTGGATTTGTTCCCATTCGCCTTGGAATTGGTAGCTATCGATCATGTCCGAATTCTGCCTGAAGGTTCTTTTCGGCCAACGCGTCCGCACCCTGCGCGAGGAGCGCGGGCTGACCCAGGCGCAGTTGGCCGAACGCATCGCCGTCACCG
This is a stretch of genomic DNA from Desulfovibrio aminophilus DSM 12254. It encodes these proteins:
- the pstA gene encoding phosphate ABC transporter permease PstA; this encodes MQSEATTTHGLSRFLPEEQARRRDQRRKTLQAGVFWVFRGAVLINALALAVILGFLLFNGLSAISWEFLTEAPRKSMTEGGIFPCILGTFLLSFGSMVVALPLGVASAIYLHEYARPGRALRLIRLGISNLAGVPSVVFGLFGLAFFVTVMHLGVSIAAGALTLGALTLPVVIGTTEEALRSVPQTYREASLGLGATKWQTISKVVLPAALPGILTGSILGISRAAGETAAIMFTAAVFFTPLMPTSILDDVMALPYHIYVLATAGTEIEKTRHLQYGTALVLIALVLGMNLIAIFIRARLQRKMSR